Proteins from one Nitrospirota bacterium genomic window:
- a CDS encoding cytochrome c3 family protein produces MKRFICAIFLCLILVSPSRAVVKECIFCHESPKGGVVKKPLTELCLGCHRERIGMGEHPVGMIPRISIPSGFPLTKDGRLTCISCHDPHSQEPMMLRVQPIALCNACHKK; encoded by the coding sequence ATGAAGAGATTTATCTGCGCAATTTTTCTTTGCCTTATCCTCGTTTCTCCATCCAGAGCAGTTGTAAAAGAATGTATCTTCTGCCATGAGAGTCCCAAAGGCGGGGTTGTAAAAAAGCCCCTTACAGAGCTTTGCCTCGGATGTCACAGGGAGAGGATAGGCATGGGAGAACATCCAGTCGGAATGATTCCCAGGATTTCCATACCGAGCGGCTTTCCGCTCACAAAAGATGGCAGGCTCACATGCATAAGCTGCCATGATCCTCATTCTCAGGAGCCCATGATGTTAAGAGTACAACCTATTGCCCTCTGCAATGCATGCCATAAGAAATAG